A segment of the Catenuloplanes nepalensis genome:
GACGCGGGCTGGCGGACGCTCACGCGGCCGGCCGGGCGTGTCCCGCTCACGCGGCCGGCAGTAGGTGCCGGCTGACGCGGGCTGGCGGACGCTCACGCGGCCGGTCGGGCGTGTCCCGCTCACGCGGCCGGTTCGGCGTGTCCCGCTTACGCGGCTGGTCGGGCGCGGCGGAGCAGGGTGGCGCCGAGGGCCATGCACAGTGCCGCCCCCAGCATGGCGCTGGCGGCCGCCAGCCACATGGCGGTGTATCCGAAGTGGGTGGCGACGAAACCGAGCGTCAGCGGGCCCAGGCAGCCGCCCGCGTAGACGCCGGTCTGGGTGACCGAGGTGGCGGCCGCGGGCGCCCGCGGGTGCAGGCGCACCACCGCGAAGTTCATCAGCCCGGGCCAGGCCCAGCCGAGCCCGAAGCCGAGCACCACGCCGGCGATCAGCGCCGGGTTGCCGCCGAGCGTGAGCAGTGCCAGCCCGCCCGCACCGATGATCAGCTGCGCGGAGATCACCGTGAGCTGCCGGCCCGGCAGCTTGTCCGCGAAGTAGCCGCCGAGCACGCGCGCGGCCACGCAGACCGCGCCGCCCAGCGTGAGCGCGAGCCCGGCCGGGCCGGGGCCGACGCCGCGCGCCACGGTCGCGTCGACCAGGAACGTGCCGAGCGCGTTCGCGGAACCGGCCGCGAGCGTGGCCGCGACCGCCACGACGACGAGCCCGGCCGTGGCGTGGCCGGACGGGGCGCTGTGATCGCGGACGCGGGCGGGCGCGGCCGGTGCGGCCGGCAGCGCGCTCAATGCCAGCAGGGCGGCCAGCACGAACGCCCACCGCCAGCCGAGCGTCAGCGCCACCGTGGGTACGGCCGCGCCGGCCAGCAGCGTGGAGAGCGGGATCGCGGCCTGTTTGGTGCCGAACGACAGCCCTTGCCGTCCCGGGGGCGCGTGCCGGGCGAGGGCGGCGTTGCCGGCGATCTGGCCGAGCGCGTTGGCGCCGGCGCCGGCCGCGAGCAGCAGCGTGAGCGTGAGCGCGGAGTTCGCCAGCAGGCCGACCGCGAGCAGCGAGGCGGCGGAGAGCACGATCGCGGCGCGGGCGGTGGGACCGGAGCCGTACCGCTCGACCAGGCGCCCGGCCGGGATGGAGGCGAGCGCGCTCACGCCGAAGTAGACGGAGATCGCGATGCCGAGCTGGGCCGGGGAGAGCGGGAACGACTCGCCGATCTGGACCGCGAGGCCGCCGACGAGGAATCCGGGCAGGACGACCGCGATGGTGGTGGCGAGTACGCCGCCGACCGGACCCGGGGAGAAGCGGATCTTGACCATCTCGGCAAATGCTACTTGATCCGGGCGTACCACCCAAAGTGTTAACTTGGACACCCAAGGTCACGAGATATCTGGGTCTCTCAATCCATTCGGGCATTCCCTCATCGGAGCCTTTTTCATATGGTGTAAGTCCATGGCTACGGAGGTGGGTGTGCGCGACCCCTTAGCGGAGCCGTCCGACCTGATTCGTAGCGTCTCGCGTGCGCTACGTGTCTTGGAATCGGTCGGGCGGGCACCGCGTGGACTGACGGTGAAGCAGATCGCACGGCGGTGCGAGCTGACGGTGGCGACGACGTACCACCTGGTCCGGACCCTCGCTTACGAGGGTTACGTGATCCGGCGGGAGGACGGCACCTACATCGTCGGCCTCGAGATCGCCGATCGGTACCGGGAGCTCGTCGCCGCGTTCCGCGGGCCGCCCGCGGTCGGCGACGCGTTACGCCGGGCCGCGGTGGACAGTGGCTACAGCCACTACCTGGGCCGCTTCGTCGGTAACAAGGTGGCGATCACGGCGGTGGCGGAGGGCCCCCGTTCGCCCTATGTGGAGGATCTGGTCCCCGGCTTCGACGAGGGGGCGCACGCGACCGCGCTCGGCAAGGCGCTGCTGGCGACGCTCACGCCCGACCAGCGCGCGCGGTACCTGCGAGATTTCGGTATGCGCCAGTTCACCGCGCAGACGCTGACCTCGGTCGAGCAACTGGAGAACGACCTGGCCGCCGGCGAGCGGCGCGGCATGCAGATAGAGATGGGCCAGTTCCGGCAGGGCGTCGCGTGCGCCGGGCTGATCGTGACGCCGGACCGGGACCT
Coding sequences within it:
- a CDS encoding MFS transporter, encoding MVKIRFSPGPVGGVLATTIAVVLPGFLVGGLAVQIGESFPLSPAQLGIAISVYFGVSALASIPAGRLVERYGSGPTARAAIVLSAASLLAVGLLANSALTLTLLLAAGAGANALGQIAGNAALARHAPPGRQGLSFGTKQAAIPLSTLLAGAAVPTVALTLGWRWAFVLAALLALSALPAAPAAPARVRDHSAPSGHATAGLVVVAVAATLAAGSANALGTFLVDATVARGVGPGPAGLALTLGGAVCVAARVLGGYFADKLPGRQLTVISAQLIIGAGGLALLTLGGNPALIAGVVLGFGLGWAWPGLMNFAVVRLHPRAPAAATSVTQTGVYAGGCLGPLTLGFVATHFGYTAMWLAAASAMLGAALCMALGATLLRRARPAA
- a CDS encoding IclR family transcriptional regulator, producing MRDPLAEPSDLIRSVSRALRVLESVGRAPRGLTVKQIARRCELTVATTYHLVRTLAYEGYVIRREDGTYIVGLEIADRYRELVAAFRGPPAVGDALRRAAVDSGYSHYLGRFVGNKVAITAVAEGPRSPYVEDLVPGFDEGAHATALGKALLATLTPDQRARYLRDFGMRQFTAQTLTSVEQLENDLAAGERRGMQIEMGQFRQGVACAGLIVTPDRDLERRVVIACALPAAELMTSARVLRTRLQATARVVAEALAAGEPNGTT